The following proteins are encoded in a genomic region of Nitrospira sp.:
- a CDS encoding DNA-3-methyladenine glycosylase, giving the protein MSKTLTRTFFNRPTLTVARSLVGKYLVRENGKGTVAGKIIEVEAYIGPEDKACHASKGRTARTEALFGPPGMSYVYLIYGMYHMLNVVTERAEFPAAVLIRAIEVEGELIDGPGKLCRELDIDRSLNRLDMTYGRSLWFEDRGARIPRKRVGTFPRIGVNYAGTWAKKPWRFRLCGGG; this is encoded by the coding sequence ATGTCAAAGACTCTCACTCGTACCTTTTTCAATCGTCCCACCCTGACGGTGGCTCGGTCGCTGGTCGGCAAGTACCTGGTGCGTGAGAACGGGAAGGGGACGGTCGCAGGAAAAATCATCGAGGTGGAAGCCTATATCGGTCCCGAGGACAAAGCTTGCCACGCCTCGAAAGGTAGGACTGCAAGGACGGAGGCGCTGTTCGGTCCTCCGGGAATGTCATATGTCTACCTCATTTATGGGATGTACCACATGTTGAATGTGGTGACAGAGCGGGCCGAGTTTCCAGCAGCGGTACTCATTCGAGCGATTGAAGTCGAGGGAGAGTTGATTGATGGTCCGGGGAAGCTCTGCAGAGAGTTGGACATCGATCGGTCTTTGAATCGACTCGACATGACATATGGACGATCCCTTTGGTTCGAAGATCGAGGCGCACGGATTCCTCGTAAACGGGTCGGCACATTCCCGAGAATCGGGGTCAACTATGCGGGAACGTGGGCGAAAAAACCCTGGCGGTTTCGATTGTGTGGGGGTGGCTAA
- a CDS encoding TonB-dependent receptor plug domain-containing protein, translating to MDLTRAMTFVLAFAVVLSVWETAQAHDPEEPELEVPEVAVIGEKPVAASSQQFIPDKEIVLQPQGRPAQILRLIPGMIAVEHSGGAGKADQYFLRGFDADHGTDVAFFTDGMPINLRTHAHGQGYADLNFIIPETIEGVDVSKGAYLPEIGDFDVAGAINFKTRQVVREGIAQAMGGEFDTQRYLLMFSPTKDRIRTLFAGEIYDTNGPFINDNNYFRTNVLGKITTNFTGRDEISLTGTFQYSKWNASGEIPQRAVYAGLIDRFGSIDPSEGGNTLRSTVRLNYHYDTTTGGQFFANAYGQYYRLDLFTNFTFFLNDPVNGDGIAQYDRRGIYGGDLGYKQRGEILGIPVIGTVGFQTRVDDIHTKLGTQTKRTPTGTTANSDVFEVSYEPFVKAEAQPLSWMRLAGGLRWTTFTFDVENLCATCAEQPGGHTSSSILLPKMNMILGPWVKTEFFVNYGEGFHSNDARSAVQVGSSPLARSVNYEVGVRSKPWGPEGLELTATAWRIDLQSELVFVGDEGTTEIRGPSRRQGFEVAARGQVWGPLYVNGSFTWTDAKFRNGDAIPLAPEYTAYGAAILTWPPGLTSQFQATYLGVRPLIEDQSIKSPSWLVFDWTQRYRLPIRLPHGRLEAFYFVQNLFDTHWEQAIFAFESRLKNEPAGVMDIHFVPGNPRTVMGGLAWYF from the coding sequence GTGGACCTGACACGCGCCATGACCTTCGTGCTTGCGTTTGCAGTGGTCCTGAGCGTTTGGGAAACGGCCCAAGCTCACGACCCTGAGGAGCCCGAATTGGAAGTGCCGGAAGTTGCGGTCATCGGTGAAAAACCGGTGGCGGCTTCCTCTCAACAGTTCATTCCCGACAAAGAGATCGTGCTGCAGCCTCAAGGGAGACCGGCCCAAATTCTTCGCTTGATCCCCGGTATGATCGCGGTTGAGCATTCCGGCGGGGCAGGAAAGGCGGACCAGTATTTTCTCCGCGGATTCGATGCCGACCATGGAACGGATGTCGCCTTCTTCACGGACGGCATGCCGATCAACCTCCGGACACACGCGCATGGGCAGGGGTATGCCGACCTGAATTTCATCATTCCTGAAACCATTGAAGGCGTCGATGTCTCCAAAGGCGCCTATCTCCCGGAGATCGGCGATTTTGATGTGGCAGGGGCGATCAATTTCAAGACCAGACAAGTCGTTCGAGAAGGCATCGCGCAAGCGATGGGCGGGGAGTTCGACACGCAGCGGTATCTGTTGATGTTCTCGCCGACGAAAGACAGAATCCGCACGTTGTTCGCCGGGGAAATCTACGACACGAACGGCCCGTTCATCAACGACAACAACTACTTTCGCACCAATGTGCTGGGGAAAATCACCACGAACTTCACCGGGCGCGACGAAATCAGCCTGACGGGGACGTTTCAGTATTCGAAGTGGAATGCCTCCGGGGAGATTCCTCAACGTGCAGTCTATGCAGGACTGATCGATCGGTTCGGCTCCATCGATCCTTCCGAGGGCGGCAACACGCTCCGGAGTACGGTCCGATTGAACTACCATTACGACACGACGACGGGAGGGCAATTCTTTGCCAATGCCTACGGACAGTATTACCGGCTGGATCTCTTTACGAATTTTACGTTCTTTCTCAACGATCCCGTTAACGGTGACGGTATTGCGCAATACGATCGCCGTGGCATCTATGGCGGCGACCTCGGCTACAAACAACGAGGAGAGATTCTAGGAATCCCGGTCATTGGGACGGTCGGATTTCAAACGAGAGTGGATGACATCCACACCAAGTTGGGCACGCAAACGAAGAGGACCCCGACCGGCACGACGGCAAACAGTGACGTCTTCGAGGTGTCCTATGAGCCGTTCGTCAAGGCCGAGGCCCAGCCGCTCTCCTGGATGCGGCTGGCGGGCGGATTGCGCTGGACAACATTTACCTTTGATGTGGAGAACCTCTGTGCCACTTGTGCGGAGCAGCCGGGCGGACACACAAGCTCGAGCATACTCCTTCCGAAAATGAACATGATTCTCGGGCCATGGGTGAAGACGGAATTCTTTGTCAACTATGGAGAAGGGTTTCACAGCAACGATGCGCGATCCGCCGTACAAGTGGGGAGTTCACCGCTTGCTCGTTCAGTGAACTATGAGGTTGGTGTCCGATCCAAGCCTTGGGGGCCAGAGGGACTCGAATTGACCGCCACGGCTTGGCGAATCGACCTCCAGTCCGAACTCGTGTTTGTCGGGGATGAGGGAACAACCGAAATTCGCGGGCCGAGTCGACGACAGGGCTTTGAAGTCGCCGCGCGTGGTCAAGTGTGGGGTCCGCTCTATGTCAACGGCAGCTTCACCTGGACAGACGCCAAGTTCCGCAACGGGGACGCGATTCCTCTGGCTCCGGAATACACCGCCTATGGGGCCGCAATCCTGACATGGCCGCCAGGGCTGACGTCACAGTTCCAGGCCACGTATCTCGGAGTCAGGCCGCTCATCGAAGATCAGAGCATCAAATCGCCCTCGTGGCTCGTCTTCGATTGGACACAACGCTATCGGTTGCCGATCCGGTTGCCTCATGGCCGCCTAGAAGCATTTTACTTTGTACAGAATCTGTTCGATACCCACTGGGAACAGGCGATCTTTGCGTTTGAATCAAGACTGAAGAACGAGCCGGCCGGGGTGATGGACATTCATTTCGTGCCGGGGAATCCGCGAACGGTGATGGGAGGGCTGGCATGGTACTTTTGA